TACTAGCAACACCGCTAATAGCCTGAACTTCTATACTTGCCACGCTATCGGCCTTTATCGGCAGATCTTCTCTAATTTTCATTGTGATGTTTATAAGAGCGTTTTTATCATCGACAAAATTTATATCACTAACACTTCCAGCTGGCACACCGATAAATTTAACCGTAGAATCGACCTTTAGACCGCTTGGTAGCTCAGTCGTGTGGATGTAGTACTCTTTAAAATCAACCTTTGTATTATTTTTGCTAGTCATCCACCAAATAAATATCGCAAATGCTGTAAGGCAAGCCATAAAAAACATGCCAACAATAGTATAAGAATTTCTATTTTCCATCTACTTTTTCCTCATTTTAAATAGCTCTTCAAGTGGGTTGTTTTTAAGATATTCAAGCTCTTTTATATTTCCCTCAAAAGCTATTTTTTTGTTATCTATTATCAAAAATCTATCCAAAATATCAAAAATACTATCAGCATCATGAGTCACCATGACAACAGTCACGCCGATGCTATCACGAAGCTCTTTTATGAGTGCATCCATCTGGCGTGAGCTAACTGGATCGAGGCCGCTGTTTGGCTCATCTAAAAATAGCACCCTAGGGCTTAGCACCAAGGCTCTTGCTAGCGCGGCACGCTTTTTCATACCGCCACTTAGCTCGCTTGGATAAAGCATAGATACCTCTTTTTTTAGCCCTACTTTTTGTATCCAAAACATCGCTATCTCATCGATCTGACGTTTGTTAAATTTAGAGTACTCATGAAGCAAAACGCCCACATTATCAAGGATCGTCATCGAGCTATAAAGTGCGCCAAACTGAAACATCGTCCCACTTTTTAGCTTAATCTCTTGCTGCTCCTCTTGACTACCTTTCCACATATTGACACCGTCAAAAAATATATCGCCCTCGCTTGGCTTTTTTAGATATATCATCGTCTTCATAAGCGTCGTTTTACCAGCGCCACTACCGCCTAAAAAGCCGTAAATTTCTGCCTCTTTTACGCTCCAGCTTACATTATCGTGCATTATCTTATCGCCATAACTTGTCGTTATGTTTTTTCCAACTATTATCTCGTTCATATCTTTAGCCACATAAAAATTATCGCGAAAAACGCATCAAGCGCGATAACCCAAAATATCGCATTTACGACGCTAACTGTTGTCATTGCTCCAAGGCTTTGGGCATTTTGACTCACACCAAATCCCCTCATGCAGCCAATTATTGCTATTACTGCGCCAAAAAATGGAGCTTTTATCATGCCAACAGCAAAGTGCCTAAGCTCAACCATCTCGCGAAATCTATTTAGATAGTCGCTAAAGCTGATATCAAGTATCGTTTGGCAAATAATCATCTGCCCTAAGATACTTATCGCGTCAGCTATAAAGATAATGACAGGCACGCAAAGTACCATGGCAATGATGCGTGGCAGCACCAAGAAGTTAAATGGCTCAAAGCCCATCGTCTTCATCGCGTCTATCTCTTCGGTTAGCTTCATAGCGCCAATTTGAGCAGTAAAACTAGAGGCTGATCTACCCGCGATGACGATAGCAGCGATGAGTGGGGCCACCTCTCTAAGCGTTAGCATACCCATGATCTCTACTATAAATATACTTGCCCCAAAGCTTGCAAGCATCGCACTGCCAAGATAGGCAAGCACAACACCTATCAAAAAAGCGGTGAGGGATACGATAAAAACGGCATTTACGCCGCCATCTTTTATATAGTTACTAAATTCCCTAAATCTAAGACTGGCTGGATTAAATAAAATTTTTACGCTTTTTATTAAAAATTCGCCCAAGAACGTGCCAAACTCAGCTAAATTCACAAAACCTTCACAAATTTTTTCACCGAGTCGTGAGAAGAAATTTAGACTATTGTGCGGCGGCATATAGTTAAAATCAATCTTTTCATCATTTAAAAGATCACCCATCGCCTTTATCTTCTCATCATTTGTAATGATCTCAAATTTCTTACCATTTAGTGCATTTCTTAAAAGGATTAAAATAGCATAATCAATACTTTTTAGCTCGCTAAAGTCAAATTTAATACTGCCACTAAGTTTTTGGATTTTTTTAAAAATGCTTTGTAAATTTTTTGCGTCTTTATAGCTAAACTCACCTATAAATTTTATAGTCTGAGCGCCATTTGCCACTACAAAAATGACATCATTTTTATTTTGCAAAAAGTTCCTTTGCCTTAAAATTTCTGGATTATATTATAAATTTTGTTAAAATAAAAAATCAAAAATTTTAAGGATTTAGATGAA
The genomic region above belongs to Campylobacter concisus and contains:
- a CDS encoding MlaE family ABC transporter permease, with the protein product MQNKNDVIFVVANGAQTIKFIGEFSYKDAKNLQSIFKKIQKLSGSIKFDFSELKSIDYAILILLRNALNGKKFEIITNDEKIKAMGDLLNDEKIDFNYMPPHNSLNFFSRLGEKICEGFVNLAEFGTFLGEFLIKSVKILFNPASLRFREFSNYIKDGGVNAVFIVSLTAFLIGVVLAYLGSAMLASFGASIFIVEIMGMLTLREVAPLIAAIVIAGRSASSFTAQIGAMKLTEEIDAMKTMGFEPFNFLVLPRIIAMVLCVPVIIFIADAISILGQMIICQTILDISFSDYLNRFREMVELRHFAVGMIKAPFFGAVIAIIGCMRGFGVSQNAQSLGAMTTVSVVNAIFWVIALDAFFAIIFMWLKI
- a CDS encoding ABC transporter ATP-binding protein codes for the protein MNEIIVGKNITTSYGDKIMHDNVSWSVKEAEIYGFLGGSGAGKTTLMKTMIYLKKPSEGDIFFDGVNMWKGSQEEQQEIKLKSGTMFQFGALYSSMTILDNVGVLLHEYSKFNKRQIDEIAMFWIQKVGLKKEVSMLYPSELSGGMKKRAALARALVLSPRVLFLDEPNSGLDPVSSRQMDALIKELRDSIGVTVVMVTHDADSIFDILDRFLIIDNKKIAFEGNIKELEYLKNNPLEELFKMRKK